A single Lolium perenne isolate Kyuss_39 chromosome 6, Kyuss_2.0, whole genome shotgun sequence DNA region contains:
- the LOC139831999 gene encoding ubiquitin carboxyl-terminal hydrolase 21-like — MGSVLSAPLKNIWQNRFKGLDLPELSSDFLPGQQEDAHEFLRCLLDNLHKCTLDPKSKGKPSFIDDESIVKQVFGGRMKSHLTCRGCGHCSDTFEPFFDLSLEIDQVDDLAAALESFTKVEQIGDAMNKLTCGSCNGQVSKDKQLLLDKAPDVLAFQLKRFAILDGSIEKIEKHVVYPSELDLKPFHSNPDKEVSFCALLVL; from the exons ATGGGTTCTGTTCTTTCTGCGCCCTTAAAGAACATATGGCAGAATCGATTCAAAGGTCTGG ATTTGCCAGAATTATCTTCAGATTTTTTACCAGGACAACAAGAGGATGCACATGAGTTCCTTCGTTGCTTGTTGGATAATTTGCATAAGTGTACCCTTGATCCCAAGTCAAAGGGGAAGCCCTCGTTTATTGACGATGAAAGTATTGTCAAGCAGGTTTTTGGTGGTCGAATGAAAAGCCAT TTGACATGCCGTGGATGTGGCCACTGCTCGGACACATTCGAGCCGTTCTTTGATCTTAGCTTGGAGATTGATCAGGTTGATGACCTTGCTGCTGCATTGGAATCTTTTACTAAGGTGGAGCAAATCGGTGATGCTATGAACAAGCTCACATGTGGAAGTTGTAATGGTCAAGTTTCTAAGGACAAGCAACTTCTACTTGATAAAGCACCAGATGTCCTTGCATTTCAACTAAAGCGCTTCGCCATACTTGATGGTTCCATTGAAAAGATTGAGAAACATGTGGTGTACCCATCAGAACTTGATTTGAAGCCATTCCACAGTAATCCAGACAAGGAAGTGAGTTTTTGTGCTCTTCTCGTATTGTAG